AGTCAAAGGGATTTCACTGCCCTTATTGTCATATGGGGAAGCTCATTGCTGTCCAATATGATATTCATGGGTATCCTATTATCGATACGAAAGCCGTACCGGAAATATATGTTCGAAGCAAAATAGACGGCAAGCTTCTTTTGAGCTTGCTGTTTTTTTACTTGGATAACACTGAAAAAGAGCATTCCCGAAAAGGGCATGCTCCGCTAACCTGCCAAACTCCCTTCAGTAATTTCCTTCGCATGAACAAGTTTCCTATAAATAACCGCCAGGATCAATGCTGGTATCGTGCAAACCACCATCCCGATAAACGCGTATCTTGGTTCCATTTCATATAAATACCCGCCAAAAATCGTGAAGATGGCTGTGCTCCAGCTAAGAGCGAGTGCAGAGTATATTCCTTGTGTAATCGGCACCTGTTCATGGGGAACGTATTTGATTAAGTATTTCATAAAGGCATAGTGTGCCATGGCAAATGAAAAGGCATGAAGTGTTTGGGCAACCGTAAACATAATCACATGCGGAAAAGCAAATACGAGTATCCAGCGTGCGGTTGAGCCCAATGCTGCCAATGCCAGTAAAGAGCCGATTGAAAATTTGCGGAAAGTCCGGTCGGCAATGAAAAAGAATAGGATTTCTGCAATCACGGCAATGTTAATGATCAGGCCGATTAAATATTGGGGAGCCTGAATTTCCTGCAAATAAATATAGCCATAGTTGTAATAAGAAGCATGTGCTGCCTGCAGTAAAATGACTATGACGAGCACCAGGCCGAAGTGCTGGATGCTGAATAATTTCTTTATGGCGCCTTTTGTCTGGACGCTTTTGGGTTTTTCCGATAAAACGTCCGGCGTATTCATTAAACCGAGGCACAGAAATACGATCATGCCGAGCAGCAGAGCCCAGAATATGGCATCATCCCCAAATGCCCCTGTGAAGAAAGTCAGGATCATGCCGGATACAACGAATCCAATTGACCCCCATGAGCGGCTCTTTCCGTAATCTCTTAATTGCTTACTCTGTACAAGAATGCCTGCAGCACTATCCAATGCTGGCATCAGAGCAGGGTAAAAGAAGTGTAAAAACAGCGTAACCACCAGCAGGCTTGTAAAAGAATTGGCCGGGATATAGCAGAGAATGGCAATCAGTGTGCCGATTCCCATCCCGTTAAGCAGGGTTCTACTGCTGAATTTTCCTGATAAATAGGGAAAGGCAAAGAGTGTGGAAAGGCCCCGTACAGCCAAACCTAGACTCATGATCAAACTCGCTTGTGAAACGGTCATTCCTTTTATATGGATCAGCCACCCTGTCCAATAGGGCAGAAAAACACCCCAGGTCATAAAGAAACTGAAAAACTGTCTGCCCATCCAGCTCTGTGTATTCATTAAATATCCCTCCGATATTTGCATGATATCAGGAAGATTCGTACAATAATATGAGATATCTCATATTTCGGGGTGGAGAATGGAAATTTATAATCAGGAAAAAAGGCAGCATTACCTGGAGCAGTACTCCATTTCGCATTTATTTTCTTTTCAGGTTGAGGAGTTTATGGAAGTACGCGAATATAAGCGGGATGAATGGATTATTCGCGAAGGCATGAGGCCAGATTATTTGTATTATGTTATCGAGGGTAAAGCCAAAATCTATGTAACATATCAAAATGGCAAGGTTTCTTTGATCAATTTTATTAATGCCCACGATTATATCGGCGAAATGGAGCTATTACATGAAGTGTACTATACAAAGGGGATTCAAGCCTCCACGAAGACAATCTGTTTTGCGATGCCTTTGCATAAATACCGCAACAGGCTCCTTGAAGATACGACCTTTCTTCGTGAACTCACCAAGTTTTTAAGTATGAAAGCAACGAAAATGGCTGAAAAGTACTCCCAGAGCCTTTCCTTTCCGCTAGAAAACCGACTGGCGGATTTCATTCTGCAAACCGCTGATGGGGAGGTCTATAAGGAAAAACATGTAACCGTCTGTGATTTTTTAGGGGTATCTTATCGCCACCTATTGCATGTTCTTGTACAGTTTTGCGATAAAGGATACCTGCAGAAGGAAGGGCGGCAATACCTCATTCGGCGGTCAGATGAACTGCACCGGCTTGCTGATGTGCTGAAAAATGACTTACATTAAAAGGAATAAGTCTGAACCAGACGCAACTTCGGACAGGAGAGTGGGAAAACCGAGAGAGAGAGTCTGAACTTGGTGTAACTTCGGACAGGAGAGCCGGAAAACCGGGAGATAGAGTCCGAACTTGGTGTAACTTCGGACAGGAGAGCCGGAAAACCGAGAGAGAGAGTCCGAACTTGGTGTAACTTCGGACAGGAGAGGCGAAAAACCGGGAGATAGAGTCCGAACCGGGCGCAACTTCGGACAGGAGAGCCGGAAAACCGGGAGATAGAGTCCGAACTTGGTGTAACTTCGGACAGGAGAGTGTGAAAACCGAGAGAGAGAGTCCGAACTTGGTGCAACTTCGGACAGGAGAGGCGAAAAACCGGGAGATAGAGTCCGAACCGGGCGCAACTTCGGACAGAAGAAATGGGAATCCAAGGGGAGTAGTCCGAACCCAATGCTCGTTCGGACAAAAGAGGCAGAAGTCATTCTGAACCTTTTACGCAATCCCTCAAGAACGCGAGTGAACCTTTTCCCCTTGTACCCAGACTTCCCGAATATGCTCCGGACGGACGAGATACATGACTTTTTGAAAAATATCATCTAACGCTTCACTTTCGGTAAAGATGGGGAGGCTTGCTCCCGGCACTTTCGTATCGACTATTTGAACGTCCCATGCATAGTTCTCCTGAATTCGCCCAATAGGCAGACTTAAGCTTTCTCCGCCGCCGGCTGTAGCCAGGTAAAAGGCTTCATGGATGGAAAGCCGGGAGTCCGGCACTCCCCGTTCCTCTGCAGGAAGAGCAGAATTTACTCCGTCCTCCAGCATTCTGGAGGAGACAACAGCCTGTTTGGCATTATCATAAAGACTTGGAGTTGCGCCAGCTGAAATATCAGTCCCTAATCCAATATCAATTCCCTTGGCCATAAAGCGCTTGATTGGAATCACGCTATTGGCAAAGTAGGCATTGGACAGCGGACAATGGCTGATTGCGGTGCCTGTACTGGCAAATAGCTCTGCATCATGGTCATCCAGGAAATTGCAATGTGCCATTACCGATTTTTCGCCTAATAATCCGAAATCATGCAGGGCTGCTGCATCATGCTTGCTGAAACGTTCCTGTACATAGATGTGAGCCCAGTCACTTTCGCTGCAGTGGGATTGAATATGTGTATCATATTTGGCAGCCAGTTCACCCAGGCCCTTTAGTGCTTCATCTGAACAGCTTGGTATGAATCGCGGTGTAACGACAGGATACACGCCTTGTTTGACCGTTTTGGCCAGCTCCTTTACCGCTAAAATAAACTCCTCCGTATCGGCTAACGCTGTTTTCGCATCTGCATCCCGATAATAGTCTGGATTTTGTTCAGGAT
This window of the Cytobacillus pseudoceanisediminis genome carries:
- a CDS encoding MFS transporter; this encodes MNTQSWMGRQFFSFFMTWGVFLPYWTGWLIHIKGMTVSQASLIMSLGLAVRGLSTLFAFPYLSGKFSSRTLLNGMGIGTLIAILCYIPANSFTSLLVVTLFLHFFYPALMPALDSAAGILVQSKQLRDYGKSRSWGSIGFVVSGMILTFFTGAFGDDAIFWALLLGMIVFLCLGLMNTPDVLSEKPKSVQTKGAIKKLFSIQHFGLVLVIVILLQAAHASYYNYGYIYLQEIQAPQYLIGLIINIAVIAEILFFFIADRTFRKFSIGSLLALAALGSTARWILVFAFPHVIMFTVAQTLHAFSFAMAHYAFMKYLIKYVPHEQVPITQGIYSALALSWSTAIFTIFGGYLYEMEPRYAFIGMVVCTIPALILAVIYRKLVHAKEITEGSLAG
- the yeiL gene encoding transcriptional regulator YeiL; translated protein: MEIYNQEKRQHYLEQYSISHLFSFQVEEFMEVREYKRDEWIIREGMRPDYLYYVIEGKAKIYVTYQNGKVSLINFINAHDYIGEMELLHEVYYTKGIQASTKTICFAMPLHKYRNRLLEDTTFLRELTKFLSMKATKMAEKYSQSLSFPLENRLADFILQTADGEVYKEKHVTVCDFLGVSYRHLLHVLVQFCDKGYLQKEGRQYLIRRSDELHRLADVLKNDLH
- the guaD gene encoding guanine deaminase, translated to MSKYTYIFHGTAFSSHSPKKINILKDYLFFVNSNGIIEKIADPEHEDYQSLLAAYEGQENFHRLADGQYFLPGFVDLHVHAPQWAQSGTALDIPLYDWLHTYTFPLESKYADLAFAKKVYEDLVNTLLANGTTTVLYFATVHKQASLLLAKICAEKGQRGLVGKVVMDDPEQNPDYYRDADAKTALADTEEFILAVKELAKTVKQGVYPVVTPRFIPSCSDEALKGLGELAAKYDTHIQSHCSESDWAHIYVQERFSKHDAAALHDFGLLGEKSVMAHCNFLDDHDAELFASTGTAISHCPLSNAYFANSVIPIKRFMAKGIDIGLGTDISAGATPSLYDNAKQAVVSSRMLEDGVNSALPAEERGVPDSRLSIHEAFYLATAGGGESLSLPIGRIQENYAWDVQIVDTKVPGASLPIFTESEALDDIFQKVMYLVRPEHIREVWVQGEKVHSRS